One part of the Ovis canadensis isolate MfBH-ARS-UI-01 breed Bighorn chromosome 8, ARS-UI_OviCan_v2, whole genome shotgun sequence genome encodes these proteins:
- the LOC138444711 gene encoding MLV-related proviral Env polyprotein-like: MGSVSTPVQPFKIEDPAPAAGPTRLIWTVIWMTVLLCPVTASVNPHQPVKITWTLWNGLTREVLNLTTGIHPPNTWWPDLYFNLKDLIKTTWTAAQTRNFGFWACPGHLKRHNWETCGGLQHYFCWSWSCVTSNDGRWKWEVGNRDLVNFSFVQPYRGPWNQDYQNLFGDYVGRQWEQHWSPIAQVKVMFNQEAAKLERSWVSGLSWGLQLYAEWFEAKPGGILVISQTIEPILVHSIGPNKVEKLGAVTLSTTTHPTSLTLTKPNKDEALAETDPLWKLVKAAYITLNQTHPEATRSCWLCYNVAPPYYEAIGLNASYSLVNASDPSQCQWGDRKVGLTMRQVWGKGLCIGTVPSDKTPLCVNVTRSVNGPLASWMIPQMGGWWVCSRTGLTPCVHESIFDPKEEFCVMVAVVPKIIYRSEETVYDYWAHRSTLIQQERAYRIKREPLTAITIATMFGLGIAGAGTGITALSMQSQGFNSLRAAIDEDITRLEQSISHLESSLTSLSEVVLQNRRGLDLLFLQQGGLCAALGEECCFYADHTGIVRESMAKVREGLAQRKREREAQQGWFESWFQQSPWLTTLISTLLGPLIILLIMLTFGPCIINRLVAFVKERINTVQLFVLRQQYQTIPPGTEEDSSV, encoded by the coding sequence ATGGGAAGCGTCTCTACACCCGTCCAACCCTTTAAAATTGAAGATCCAGCGCCGGCCGCAGGACCGACGAGACTCATCTGGACCGTCATCTGGATGACTGTGTTGCTTTGTCCTGTGACTGCCAGTGTGAACCCCCACCAACCTGTTAAGATCACCTGGacgctctggaacggactgactcgAGAGGTACTCAATTTGACCACCGGAATTCACCCCCCTAATACGTGGTGGCCGGATCTGTATTTCAACCTCAAAGACCTTATAAAGACTACTTGGACAGCGGCCCAGACCAGAAACTTTGGATTCTGGGCATGTCCCGGACACCTGAAGAGACATAATTGGGAGACTTGTGGGGGGCTGCAACATTATTTCTGTTGGTCCtggagctgtgtgacctccaaTGATGGGAGATGGAAATGGGAGGTCGGGAACCGGGACTTAGTCAATTTCTCGTTTGTCCAGCCCTATCGCGGGCCCTGGAACCAAGATTACCAAAACCTGTTCGGAGATTATGTCGGGCGGCAATGGGAACAGCACTGGAGCCCAATTGCTCAGGTGAAAGTAATGTTCAACCAGGAAGCGGCTAAACTGGAGAGGTCTTGGGTCTCCGGGCTATCATGGGGCCTCCAACTCTACGCTGAGTGGTTTGAAGCAAAGCCTGGGGGAATTCTGGTTATTAGTCAGACAATAGAACCGATATTAGTACACAGTATCGGACCTAATAAGGTAGAGAAATTAGGTGCTGTGACCCTATCAACCACAACCCACCCAACTTCGTTGACTTTAACTAAACCTAACAAGGATGAAGCTCTTGCTGAGACAGACCCGTTGTGGAAATTAGTCAAGGCTGCATACATCACCTTAAACCAGACTCATCCTGAGGCAACTAGATCCTGTTGGTTATGTTACAACGTAGCTCCCCCATACTATGAAGCCATAGGCCTCAATGCTTCTTACAGCTTGGTCAACGCCTCagatccctcccagtgtcaatgGGGAGACCGCAAGGTAGGACTCACGATGAGGCAGGTATGGGGAAAGGGGCTATGTATAGGCACAGTGCCGTCAGATAAAACCCCCCTATGTGTCAATGTCACAAGATCTGTAAACGGGCCTCTGGCTAGCTGGATGATTCCCCAGATGGGAGGATGGTGGGTATGTTCCAGAACCGGGTTGACCCCTTGTGTACATGAGTCAATTTTTGATCCCAAAGAAGAATTTTGTGTCATGGTAGCAGTAGTACCTAAAATAATATACAGGTCGGAAGAAACTGTGTACGACTATTGGGCCCATAGGTCAACCCTCATTCAGCAAGAAAGAGCATATAGAATTAAAAGAGAACCCCTTACTGCAATTACTATAGCCACTATGTTTGGCTTAGGGATAGCCGGAGCTGGAACTGGAATTACAGCTTTGTCTATGCAAAGTCAAGGATTTAACTCTTTAAGGGCAGCGATAGATGAAGATATCACCCGACTAGAACAGTCTATAAGTCATTTAGAGTCTTCTTTAACTTCCTTGTCTGAAGTAGTTTTGCAAAATAGAAGAGGGCTAGATTTGCTATTTCTACAACAGGGGGGACTTTGTGCCGCCCTGGGAGAGGAATGTTGTTTTTACGCAGACCATACGGGTATAGTTagagaatctatggccaaagtgagagaGGGGCTAGCCCAGCGTAAACGAGAGCGGGAGGCCCAACAAggatggtttgagtcttggtttcaacaatccccttggctgactacTTTAATCTCAACCTTACTAGGACCCTTGATAATCCTTCTAATAATGCTCACGTTCGGTCCCTGCATCATCAacagacttgtagcctttgtaaaagaACGTATTAACACAGTGCAGTTGTTTGTGCTACGGCAACAATATCAAACTATACCACCGGGaacagaggaagattcctctgtatGA